ATTATTCAATTTTTGGAATATTGGGATGAGGATGGTGAAAGAGCAGTTTTACCTTCAAATGGCAAGATAAACGCCATTGAGGTTACGACGATTCACAAATCAAAGGGATTAGCTTATGAGGTCGTAATGATTCCTTTTTCTTCTTGGAAGCTTGATGGATTAACCAACGGTGATTTTTGGATCGATGTATTGGAAAGCCCATTTTCAGATCTTGGAAAAATACCTGTCAAATACACTCAATCTCTAGGAAGGTCTATTTTTTATAAGCAATATTATGAGGAGATGCTATTCAATTATATGGATGCATTAAACACCTTCTATGTAGCAACAACTAGGGCAAAGAGCCACTTATATATTACTGCTCCCAATTTAAAGATGAGGTAGATAAAAAGACTGGAGAAATTTTGGGTTCAGAAATTAGGAATGAATTTATAAGTGACATATTAATTCAAGTATTATCCGAACCTGGATCAGTATTCCGTTTAGATAACAATTCATTAAATATTCTTGACGATAACATTAAGAAAGAAGAACATATCAAAACGGATAATACTTCCAAGATAGAGCTTAAAAATTATCCGCAATCTTTGGCTTTAGAAACAGCTTTAGAAAAATCCACCAAGCGTAATATAAACAACATATTGATGTTGGAAAAGGCTGCACAATATGGTGTCTTAGCACATGAGATAGTTTCCTTAGTTGAGAATGAAGATGAGATTTTATTTTATGTCAATCAATTTATAGAAGAAGGAATCTTAGGATTAGATGAAAAGGATTCTCTCTTAGGGGAGATTAAACAAATTTGGCATCATCCGCTCATCCATGGATGGCTTACTGGAGATTATAAGGTTTGGAATGAATCCAGTATTATTTTGGAAGACGGTAGTACTCAAAGACCGGACAAAGTTTTTACGAATGATAAGGAGACCATCGTCCTTGACTTCAAATTTACGCAGGGCGATTATATTAATCACAAAACGCAGGTAGGAAGGTATATGAACGCATTAAAAAATGTTGGTTATCATAACATTAAGGGATATCTATATTATGCTAAATCCAAGGAATTGGTTGAGGTGAAATAAAAATAAATCATGGAGAAAGCATTTTTAAGACTAGTAGCGGAAGACATTCAAGCGAAATTTGGCAAGGATATTTCAGATAATGCCATTGTATTCAATAATAAAAGGCCTATTACCTACCTTAAGAAACACCTTGTTGATGTTTTTGGTCAGGCTATCTGGTCGCCACAATTTTTTACGATTCAAGAATTTTTTGCTTTATCTTCCAAGAAGGTTCAAGCAACTCAATTGACTCAGTTTTTTTATCTTTTTGAATTGCACAATAATCTTTTGGAAAAGGAAGGAAAAGAGCCAGAGACTTTGGAGGAATTCTATCCTATTGCCGAGATTATATTGAGTGATTTTGGTCAATTGGATTATGATTTGGTTCCTATTGATCAAATTTACATGGAATTATTCGATACTACCGAAATCGATATTACATTCCAACATTTTACAGAAGAGCAACAGGTTTTCATTAAGCAGTTTTGGAAATCCTTCAGTATGAAAGGACATACTGCTGTTCAACAAAGATTTTTGGCATTGTGGAAGAGATTACCGATTCTTTACAAATCGTTCAAGGAGAAGCTAAAACTGAAAATCAAACTAATTTCCCGACCTTATATAGAGATTTAGCAGAGGGAAGAGGAGAAAACCAAGGATTTATAAACCAATTTAAGAAGGTCATTTTTGTTGGGTTCAATGCATTAAACAAAGCAGAAGCAGGACTTTTTAAGCAATGGCAAGAGGAAGATAAGGCGATATTTTATTTCGATGTCGATGCTCATTATTTAGATGATAAAATTCAAGAAGCTGGTCTTTTTCTTCGTCGGAATTTATTTCAAACTGGCTTGGTAAATGCATTGGGTGAGGCCCCAAACATCATAGGCAATAGGGATATCGATGTTAATCTATACCAAACCTCGGGCAAGAATAGTGAGGCTAAACTGCTGCATGATATACTTTTAAATACTGGTGGGATAGACTTTAATAATGAAACTGCTGCCATTTTACTTGCAGATGAAAGTTTGTTAGTTCCATTGCTCCAGAGTTTACCACAAATGGATATTAATATCACTACTGGATATCCTTTGATCCAATCTCCGATATATGGATTATTTGACCTTTGGTGTGAAGTTCAACTCTATATTTCACATCAAAAGAAAGAAAAACTCCCCTATCAGTTGTTGGAAACTTTTTTAAGTCATCCGCTGACAAAGATTTCAAAAAAACAGAAACAGCAAATTCAAAAGGAATCCTCCGAGAAACAATTGTTTGAAGTTTCCATTGCGGAAATTGATGTTAGTAGTTCTGTTTTACCTAATTTTTTCAAGCCTATAAAAAACTCTGCGGAACTAATTCCTACGATGGTCAGAATGATTGAGGATTTAGTGCAAAGCATATCTCTTGAAGGTACGACAAAAGTCATCGAGTCTAATTTATTGATTGAAACTAAGAAAGTGTTGAACCAATTACATTTAGGTTTTGACAAACTTGGTCATCTTAGTATTTCTTTCCAAATAGGTTTGATCAAAAAAGCTTTAGCTCCTATCAATTCTGCCATTGAGGGAGATCAATTATATGGTTTGCAAATTATGGGTCTATTAGAGAGTAGATGTTTAAATTTCGATCATGTTTATGTTTTAGGAGCGAATGAGGGAATATTGCCTAAGACATCTAGCGCAGCAACATTTTTGCCCAACAATTTGCGTAAGGCATATGGCCTTCCAGTTTTGGAAAATCAAGATGCACTTTCTGCATATTTATTTTATAGGCATTTTCAATATTCTAATGATATTCACTTATTTTATAATGGTATTGTAGACGAAAATAGCACAGGTGAAGAGAGTCGATTTATCAAGCAATTGAACTTTGAAACTAATTTTAAGTTCATAAAAAGATCACAGCAACAACCATTATTATTTCCTGTTCAGCCGGAAGAATTAGTCATTGACAAAAAAGGAGATATTTGGGATAAGTTATATGGCTCATATATAAAGGACAGGAAAGCCTTATCAGCATCCGCCTTTACGACATATTTGATGTCACCACTACAGTTTTTTCTAAAGTATGTAGCAGATATAAAAGAACCGCCATCAATTTCCCAAGAGTTTGAGATGAACAAATTAGGGACAGTAATCCATGAATGTATGGAGCAATTATTATCTCCCTACAAGGGTTCTACTGATTTTACCCCTACCTCAGAACTTGAAAAAGCACTTGAAAAAGTTGATTCTACAGTCATAAAAGAAATCGGGAAACAATATCAAACAGAACTAACCAAACTGGAAGATTTGAATAGTTTGCAAAGAATCATGCATAAGATATCATCTGAATACATCAAGATGTATCTACAATATGATATTGACCAGTATGAATCTTTTAGGATAGTGGAATTAGAGAACGACCAGGATTATTTTTTGGATTTTGAGATAAACATACAGGGTGTTCCCCAAAAAATAAGACTCTTCGGTATTATCGACAGAGTTGATGAAGTAATCAGCAAAAATGGACAACGGAAATTACGGATCGTAGATTATAAAACCGGAGCGGACCAAGTAATTTTTGGGAATTTGGACAAGGTCTTTTCAGATAATACGGAAAATAAAGCTCTCTTACAAACCTTATTCTATGCGTATGTGTATGAGCAAGTTTCGGGATTAAGAGGTTTGGAACCTCATTTATATGTTGCACGACGTATGCGAGAGGATGGAACTTTATTCAGGAATAGAAGTGGTAGTTTTAGTATTTGAAGACTTAATATTGGAAGATCAAAAAAAGGTTTTCGTTGAATTCTTGAGGGAAAAGCTTGAAGAACTATTCAATCCAGATATTCCATTTAAACATAATCCTGATGCTATTGTTTATCCATCAGATCCATACACTTTATTTTACAAGTATAGTATTTCCGAGAAAGCCGAGGAAGAAGATTAATACCTGAACCAGGGTCACACTTATGTTAGAAATAAATTTTAGGATAAAAGTATTTTATCATGCTGCTAGGGATTTAAGTTTTACAAAAGCATCAAGAGAACTTAATATTAGCCAGCCTGCTGTTTCCAAGCATATCCAAGAGTTTGGAACATACGATTGGTCAGGCTTTATTTATAAGAAACGGCAGCAGATTGGTTTTGACGGAAGCTGGTTCTACTCTTTTGGAATCCGTGCAGGTCATTATTCAAGAATATGAATTAGCAGATTATAAATTAGGTTTGCTCAACAATCAAGTTCGAGGCAATTTAATCATTGGTGCAAGCACGACCATTGCCCAATATATTCTACCTAAAATTATTGCAGAGTTTTCAAGTGAGAATCCTTCGGTAAACATCAAATTATTTACGGGAAATACGGCACAGGTTGTCCGATGGTTATATGAAAGAAAAATAGGTTTAGGTTTTGTTGAGGGCATTGCAGAGGATCAATCTCTTAAGTACAGCAAGATCTTAGATGATCAGTTAATTTGGGTTGCGAGAAATTCTCATCCTTTATTTGATCAAGAACCAATCAGTCTTGAATATGCCAAGCAACAGGAATTCATCTTTAGGGAGCCTGGGTCAGGAACGAATGATATTGTCTTTCAAAAATTCAAAGAAAATGGTCTTCATGCGAATGATTTGATAAATCGAGTTCAAATGTCTAGTTCAGAATCCATCAAGCAATATATTAGATACAGTAATAGCATTGGCATTCTTTCCCGATATGCGGTTAAAAACGAGTTGGAAAATGGAATTTTAAGGCAAATTGAGATCGAGGGGAAAGAAATTAATCGGGAACTTTATTTAGTTCATCTACACGGAGAGCTTTCGGGTCTTCCCAAACAGTTTATCCGCTTTCTAAATCAAACACTTAAGTCATAGCATAACTTTAGGTTATAGCCTATAACATTTTACCGTTTTAGCAAGTGCATAGACAGGCTTATGTTTGTCTATATGAAAAACAATTTAAACCAATCACAAAATCTTTTTAAGGAGGTAAATAAAATAGCCCAACAGACAAGAATTGTTGCTGGACTATTTATTTTCATAGTTCTTGTTGTAGTTTTTCAAGCATTGGGTTTTAATACTCAGATCTTGCAATCCCCAGCAGTGAGTCAAGAAACAGAGAAGATTGTTTCTCATAATTCCTTGCGCGACATTAAGGATTTTAAAGTTTCTCCTTATCCAGAAACGGAAGAAGGGAAGATTGCTGCATATGGTGAAAAATTAATCAAGGAGACCCAAAAATATCTTGGTCCCAACAATAAGTTTGGAGAGGTTTATTCAGGTAATAATCTGGCATGTACTAGTTGTCATCTTAATGGTGGCACAAAGGCATACGCTGCTCCTTATATAGGTTTGAGTGCACTTTTCCCAATTTATAGTGGACGTGAGGGGAAAGTCGCTACTCTTGAGGAGCGGATTAATGGTTGTTTTGAAAGGAGTATGAACGGCAAGAAACTTCCCGTGGAAAGTGATGAGATGATTGCCATCGTGAGTTATATCAAACATCTAAGCAAAGACGTTATGGTTGGTTCACGTATTGAAGGGCAGGGATTTGTAAAAATTGATGTACCCAATAGAAAGGCAGATTTGACTCATGGCGAAACTGTTTTCAAATCACAATGTGTGAGTTGTCATCAATCTGATGGGCAAGGCTTGGTCAAAAAATCGGGTTCGATGGAAGAGGGATACATCTATCCGCCTTTATGGGGCAATGATTCTTTTAATGATGGTGCTGGTATGGGTAGAATGTTGACTGCTGCTAAGTTTATCAAAGGTAATATGCCATTAGGTGCTACCTCAGAATCTCCGATTCTTACAGATGAAGAAGCTTATGATGTCGCTGCTTATATTAATTCATTTGAAAGGCCTTCAAAACTTGCCAAGGAAAAAGACTATCCAGATTTGAGCAAGAAACCTAAAGATAGTCCCTATCCCCCATTTGCTGACAATAAACCTCAAGAACAACATAAATACGGACCTTTTAATTTTTAAGAATATGAAACAGATTATTATTTTATGCAGTATTATTTTTATGTGCACAACGCAGCTTTCACATGCACAATCCATTGACAAAAAACTTTTGGAAAACGCTAAGTTTTCGGGTGCCGACACTCCATAACCAACATTACAAAGCAATCTACCAACTGGACAGCAACAATCCTGATGTTGTAAAAAAAGCATTCCGTAACATAAAAAATGTTCTCAATGACCCACGTTTGAAAGGTAAAATTGATTTAGAGCTAATCACGTTTTCTGGGGGAACAGAAGTGATGCTAAAGGATTCAGGATATGCTGATGCCCTAAAAGAACTTATTGACAAAGGTGTAATTGTTGCGCAGTGCAGCAATTCACTCCAGGAAAGGAGCTTAAAAAAAGATCAATTATATGATTTCATAGGCTATGTTCCAAGCGGAAATGGAGAGTTGGTAATCAGAGCATCCGAAGGATGGGTAATTGTAAAACCATAGATTATAATATAAAGACATTGATATGAATTTAAAACGATTGATAGTATTTGCTGTTATTTTGATTATGAACAAAGCTTATTCCCAAGACAACTATAAATATGATCCTCCATGGAACACAGCTCCGGAATCCTCTGTAAATTTCACTGTTCACAGAATTGATAATGTTCCCGATTTATTTGGTGATATTGTCGATCCGCAATTAGTTATATTTTTCGCGGGGAATCAATTTATGGTGATGGATGATTTAATTGAAGCCTTCAAGAAGAAACATCCAAAATATGAACGGATTTTTGTTGAGACTCTTCCACCGGGAATACTTGCCAAACAAATTGAGGGTGGCTCCATTACTATTGGTAATATGAGGATTACTCATCAGCCAGATGTATATGCCGCTGGAAAGAATAGGATTGACAGTATGAAAAATCATTTTTCAAGAACAGAGATTTATGCTTACAATAAATTGGCAATCATGGTTCCAAAAGGCAATCCCAAATCAGTTAATTCCATTCAAGACCTTGCAAAGGAAGATATAAGAATAGCGATGCCCAATCCTGCCTGGGAAGGTATCGGTCGGCAAATAGTTTCTGTCTACAACAAATTGGGCGGCGAAAACCTGGAGAATACTATTATGAAAGATAAGGTTGGGAAGGGCACTACATATTTGACCAAAATACATCATCGGGAAAGTCCGATGAAGATTTTGTATAAAGAGGTAGATGCTGCTCCGGTTTGGTATTCCGAAGTTGTCTATCAGAAGTTATTAAATCACCCGGTTGAACTGGGTTGAAATCCCTGCGGAGGAAAACATAAAGGCTACCTATATGATTGCTGAGATGAAAAATGCACCTCGCGCACAAGCTGGAAAGGATTTTGTAGATTTTATGAAATCGGATGTTGCTAAAAACATCTATAAGAAATATGGATTTGAAACACCATAGTTTGTTTAATCGAAAAGGGTTCCAAATAATTTTGGAACCCTTTCTATTAATATAAAAAACTATCTTTTGTATTTCTTGATTGCTTTATTTGCTCTCTTTTTGGCAGTATTAATTTTATAATCAAACCATTTATCTTTGAAGATTTTTCTCATGGTATCATCAAAGTGTCGAGTAACAAATAGGTTTCTTGCTCCTTTTAATTTTTCGCTGATAGAGTTTGCTAATGCACGGACAGAAATTGAATATCCTTCAGTTTCATATTGTATATAGTGCCACCAACCAGCCGGCATATACAGTGTTTCTCCAGCGTTTATAACAGCTTCGTATCCATCCAAAAATTCCAATCCTGGGTAATCTTCTACTTTACTTATTTTTCAGATTTGCTATACTATGAAAGTTGTACGGCAGTTTATACATTAGATCAGATTGGTTATTTGGGAACAACCAAAATACGTTTTTGCGCCTTGAAATTGAGAGATAAAAACATGTGACATGTCAATATCAAAATGATTTCTTGTTGCTGATCCTTCACCTCCAAAGAACATATATGGTAACCATTGCAGAACTTTACCACCGGTAACATCATTAAAGATGACATCTTTTTTTGAGTTCGGGTCTAATTTTCATCAAATTAAACAAGAACAATCTTAGTTCGGTTG
The Sphingobacterium daejeonense genome window above contains:
- a CDS encoding Dna2/Cas4 domain-containing protein translates to MGSEIRNEFISDILIQVLSEPGSVFRLDNNSLNILDDNIKKEEHIKTDNTSKIELKNYPQSLALETALEKSTKRNINNILMLEKAAQYGVLAHEIVSLVENEDEILFYVNQFIEEGILGLDEKDSLLGEIKQIWHHPLIHGWLTGDYKVWNESSIILEDGSTQRPDKVFTNDKETIVLDFKFTQGDYINHKTQVGRYMNALKNVGYHNIKGYLYYAKSKELVEVK
- a CDS encoding PD-(D/E)XK nuclease family protein, whose protein sequence is MEEITDSLQIVQGEAKTENQTNFPTLYRDLAEGRGENQGFINQFKKVIFVGFNALNKAEAGLFKQWQEEDKAIFYFDVDAHYLDDKIQEAGLFLRRNLFQTGLVNALGEAPNIIGNRDIDVNLYQTSGKNSEAKLLHDILLNTGGIDFNNETAAILLADESLLVPLLQSLPQMDINITTGYPLIQSPIYGLFDLWCEVQLYISHQKKEKLPYQLLETFLSHPLTKISKKQKQQIQKESSEKQLFEVSIAEIDVSSSVLPNFFKPIKNSAELIPTMVRMIEDLVQSISLEGTTKVIESNLLIETKKVLNQLHLGFDKLGHLSISFQIGLIKKALAPINSAIEGDQLYGLQIMGLLESRCLNFDHVYVLGANEGILPKTSSAATFLPNNLRKAYGLPVLENQDALSAYLFYRHFQYSNDIHLFYNGIVDENSTGEESRFIKQLNFETNFKFIKRSQQQPLLFPVQPEELVIDKKGDIWDKLYGSYIKDRKALSASAFTTYLMSPLQFFLKYVADIKEPPSISQEFEMNKLGTVIHECMEQLLSPYKGSTDFTPTSELEKALEKVDSTVIKEIGKQYQTELTKLEDLNSLQRIMHKISSEYIKMYLQYDIDQYESFRIVELENDQDYFLDFEINIQGVPQKIRLFGIIDRVDEVISKNGQRKLRIVDYKTGADQVIFGNLDKVFSDNTENKALLQTLFYAYVYEQVSGLRGLEPHLYVARRMREDGTLFRNRSGSFSI
- a CDS encoding helix-turn-helix domain-containing protein; translated protein: MLEINFRIKVFYHAARDLSFTKASRELNISQPAVSKHIQEFGTYDWSGFIYKKRQQIGFDGSWFYSFGIRAGHYSRI
- a CDS encoding LysR substrate-binding domain-containing protein translates to MEHTIGQALFIRNGSRLVLTEAGSTLLESVQVIIQEYELADYKLGLLNNQVRGNLIIGASTTIAQYILPKIIAEFSSENPSVNIKLFTGNTAQVVRWLYERKIGLGFVEGIAEDQSLKYSKILDDQLIWVARNSHPLFDQEPISLEYAKQQEFIFREPGSGTNDIVFQKFKENGLHANDLINRVQMSSSESIKQYIRYSNSIGILSRYAVKNELENGILRQIEIEGKEINRELYLVHLHGELSGLPKQFIRFLNQTLKS
- a CDS encoding c-type cytochrome, encoding MKNNLNQSQNLFKEVNKIAQQTRIVAGLFIFIVLVVVFQALGFNTQILQSPAVSQETEKIVSHNSLRDIKDFKVSPYPETEEGKIAAYGEKLIKETQKYLGPNNKFGEVYSGNNLACTSCHLNGGTKAYAAPYIGLSALFPIYSGREGKVATLEERINGCFERSMNGKKLPVESDEMIAIVSYIKHLSKDVMVGSRIEGQGFVKIDVPNRKADLTHGETVFKSQCVSCHQSDGQGLVKKSGSMEEGYIYPPLWGNDSFNDGAGMGRMLTAAKFIKGNMPLGATSESPILTDEEAYDVAAYINSFERPSKLAKEKDYPDLSKKPKDSPYPPFADNKPQEQHKYGPFNF
- a CDS encoding DsrE family protein; the encoded protein is MHNPLTKNFWKTLSFRVPTLHNQHYKAIYQLDSNNPDVVKKAFRNIKNVLNDPRLKGKIDLELITFSGGTEVMLKDSGYADALKELIDKGVIVAQCSNSLQERSLKKDQLYDFIGYVPSGNGELVIRASEGWVIVKP
- a CDS encoding molybdate ABC transporter substrate-binding protein, coding for MNLKRLIVFAVILIMNKAYSQDNYKYDPPWNTAPESSVNFTVHRIDNVPDLFGDIVDPQLVIFFAGNQFMVMDDLIEAFKKKHPKYERIFVETLPPGILAKQIEGGSITIGNMRITHQPDVYAAGKNRIDSMKNHFSRTEIYAYNKLAIMVPKGNPKSVNSIQDLAKEDIRIAMPNPAWEGIGRQIVSVYNKLGGENLENTIMKDKVGKGTTYLTKIHHRESPMKILYKEVDAAPVWYSEVVYQKLLNHPVELG
- a CDS encoding molybdate ABC transporter substrate-binding protein, with amino-acid sequence MNWVEIPAEENIKATYMIAEMKNAPRAQAGKDFVDFMKSDVAKNIYKKYGFETP
- a CDS encoding cupin-like domain-containing protein translates to MDGYEAVINAGETLYMPAGWWHYIQYETEGYSISVRALANSISEKLKGARNLFVTRHFDDTMRKIFKDKWFDYKINTAKKRANKAIKKYKR